The Trichomycterus rosablanca isolate fTriRos1 chromosome 22, fTriRos1.hap1, whole genome shotgun sequence genome has a window encoding:
- the dhx58 gene encoding probable ATP-dependent RNA helicase DHX58 isoform X1 — protein MEISLRTYQEEVVQAALKGKNSIIWLPTGGGKTRAAVYVAKRHLETKPNAKVAVLVNKVHLVDQHNSKEFQPYLGDIVKIAAISGDSLEKDFFGLVVRDSDLVICTAQILENALISKEESKKVELTDFTLLIIDECHHTHKEGVYNKIMARYVNMKMKGQRNLPQILGLTASPGTGGARSLDGAVDHVLQICANLDSVIVSTKNYIPELKNVVPKPKKRYDIVNENRLDPFGRHLKRMMSLIHEYMSSGQTLSLREMGTQEYEADVVELEKIAVGQENRLLAQCALHLRKYNDALLITDTVRMEDALRLLGEFYNTEQNNALDTTDIFLSGIFQENVVELWELASDPENENPKLAQLQCTLVEQFQDKNSRGIIFVKTRVGTHCLNDWVHTNQELQRNNIHAAVLVGAGTGPNHMTQREQKDTIQKFRDGTLNLLISTTVAEEGLDIPECNVVIRYGLLTNEIAQQQASGRARAKDSVYSVVAKAGGREERKERTNEYLEDLTSKAIDKVQSMGPREFDMRTNDLQKATVAVRALEAMKREEKRLRFSPNEVQFLCRSCFTPVAHGDDIRIVNDTQHVNINSEFKRYYKTGGQVYLERTFEDWEPGRTISCAKCGKDWGYEIKLRKTIVLPCLKIKSFSLKTAEGSRTVKQWKQVEFQVKEFEFVKYVSENFDLE, from the exons ATGGAGATCTCACTCAGGACGTACCAGGAGGAAGTGGTCCAGGCAGCTTTAAAAGGGAAGAACAGTATCATCTGGCTTCCCACAGGTGGAGGAAAGACTCGCGCTGCAGTCTATGTGGCCAAGAGGCATTTGGAAACTAAACCAAATGCTAAAGTGGCTGTGCTCGTCAACAAG GTGCACCTGGTTGATCAGCACAATAGTAAAGAGTTTCAGCCCTACCTTGGTGACATAGTAAAAATTGCAGCCATCAGTGGGGACAGTCTGGAGAAAGATTTCTTTGGCTTGGTAGTCAGAGACTCAGATCTGGTCATCTGCACCGCTCAGATCTTGGAGAATGCCTTAATAAGCAAAGAGGAGAGCAAGAAGGTGGAGCTCACGG ATTTTACATTGCTGATCATCGATGAGTGCCATCACACTCATAAGGAAGGCGTGTATAATAAGATCATGGCACGCTATGTGAATATGAAGATGAAAGGTCAGAGGAATTTGCCTCAGATCCTGGGCCTAACTGCCTCACCTGGGACTGGTGGAGCCAGAAGTCTGGATGGAGCAGTGGACCACGTTCTTCAG ATCTGTGCGAACCTGGACTCTGTTATTGTATCCACTAAGAATTACATCCCAGAGCTGAAAAATGTTGTTCCCAAACCCAAGAAGAGATACGACATTGTGAATGAAAACCGTTTG GACCCATTCGGTCGCCATTTGAAGAGGATGATGAGCTTGATCCATGAGTACATGTCATCAGGGCAAACTCTGAGTCTGCGGGAGATGGGCACACAGGAATATGAAGCTGATGTGGTGGAACTGGAGAAGATAG CTGTTGGGCAGGAGAACAGGCTGTTGGCGCAGTGTGCTCTTCACCTGAGAAAGTATAACGATGCTCTGCTCATTACCGACACTGTGCGCATGGAGGACGCTCTGAGGCTTCTGGGGGAATTTTACAACACAGAGCAAAACAATGCTCTGGACACAACCGACATCTTTCTCTCAGGAATCTTTCAAG AGAATGTAGTGGAACTTTGGGAGCTGGCATCAGATCCAGAAAACGAGAACCCCAAGCTAGCACAGCTGCAGTGCACCCTGGTGGAGCAGTTCCAGGATAAAAACTCACGTGGCATCATCTTTGTCAAAACTCGAGTGGGCACACACTGCCTGAACGACTGGGTGCATACCAACCAGGAACTGCAACGTAACAACATCCACGCTGCCGTGCTTGTTGGAGCAGGCACTGGTCCTAACCACATGACGCAG AGAGAGCAAAAAGATACTATCCAGAAATTCCGAGATGGCACCCTCAACCTTCTCATCTCCACCACCGTGGCTGAGGAAGGCCTTGACATTCCAGAGTGCAATGTGGTGATCCGTTACGGGCTGCTGACCAACGAGATTGCCCAACAGCAGGCCAGTGGGAGGGCTCGGGCCAAAGACAGCGTCTATTCGGTGGTGGCAAAGGCAGGTGGCCGGGAGGAACGCAAGGAGAGGACCAATGAATACCTGGAGGATTTGACATCCAAAGCAATTGACAAAGTTCAGAGCATGGGGCCCAGAGAGTTTGACATGAGG ACCAATGATCTGCAGAAAGCTACAGTGGCAGTGCGGGCACTGGAGGCCATGAAGAGAGAAGAAAAAAGGCTTCGTTTCAGCCCAAACGAAGTGCAGTTCCTCTGCCGCAGCTGTTTCACTCCTGTAGCACACGGAGACGACATTAGGATCGTGAATGACACACAGCATGTCAACATCAACTCTGAGTTTAA GAGGTATTATAAGACTGGAGGACAGGTTTATCTAGAACGGACGTTTGAAGATTGGGAGCCTGGTCGCACCATTAGCTGTGCTAAATGTGGAAAG GATTGGGGGTATGAGATCAAACTGAGAAAAACAATAGTCCtgccatgtttaaaaataaagagCTTCTCGCTGAAGACTGCAGAGGGAAGCCGCACAGTCAAACAGTGGAAGCAGGTGGAGTTCCAGGTGAAGGAGTTTGAATTTGTTAAGTATGTGTCTGAGAACTTCGACCTGGAGTGA
- the dhx58 gene encoding probable ATP-dependent RNA helicase DHX58 isoform X2, with the protein MEISLRTYQEEVVQAALKGKNSIIWLPTGGGKTRAAVYVAKRHLETKPNAKVAVLVNKVHLVDQHNSKEFQPYLGDIVKIAAISGDSLEKDFFGLVVRDSDLVICTAQILENALISKEESKKVELTDFTLLIIDECHHTHKEGVYNKIMARYVNMKMKGQRNLPQILGLTASPGTGGARSLDGAVDHVLQICANLDSVIVSTKNYIPELKNVVPKPKKRYDIVNENRLDPFGRHLKRMMSLIHEYMSSGQTLSLREMGTQEYEADVVELEKIAVGQENRLLAQCALHLRKYNDALLITDTVRMEDALRLLGEFYNTEQNNALDTTDIFLSGIFQENVVELWELASDPENENPKLAQLQCTLVEQFQDKNSRGIIFVKTRVGTHCLNDWVHTNQELQRNNIHAAVLVGAGTGPNHMTQREQKDTIQKFRDGTLNLLISTTVAEEGLDIPECNVVIRYGLLTNEIAQQQASGRARAKDSVYSVVAKAGGREERKERTNEYLEDLTSKAIDKVQSMGPREFDMRTNDLQKATVAVRALEAMKREEKRLRFSPNEVQFLCRSCFTPVAHGDDIRIVNDTQHVNINSEFKIGGMRSN; encoded by the exons ATGGAGATCTCACTCAGGACGTACCAGGAGGAAGTGGTCCAGGCAGCTTTAAAAGGGAAGAACAGTATCATCTGGCTTCCCACAGGTGGAGGAAAGACTCGCGCTGCAGTCTATGTGGCCAAGAGGCATTTGGAAACTAAACCAAATGCTAAAGTGGCTGTGCTCGTCAACAAG GTGCACCTGGTTGATCAGCACAATAGTAAAGAGTTTCAGCCCTACCTTGGTGACATAGTAAAAATTGCAGCCATCAGTGGGGACAGTCTGGAGAAAGATTTCTTTGGCTTGGTAGTCAGAGACTCAGATCTGGTCATCTGCACCGCTCAGATCTTGGAGAATGCCTTAATAAGCAAAGAGGAGAGCAAGAAGGTGGAGCTCACGG ATTTTACATTGCTGATCATCGATGAGTGCCATCACACTCATAAGGAAGGCGTGTATAATAAGATCATGGCACGCTATGTGAATATGAAGATGAAAGGTCAGAGGAATTTGCCTCAGATCCTGGGCCTAACTGCCTCACCTGGGACTGGTGGAGCCAGAAGTCTGGATGGAGCAGTGGACCACGTTCTTCAG ATCTGTGCGAACCTGGACTCTGTTATTGTATCCACTAAGAATTACATCCCAGAGCTGAAAAATGTTGTTCCCAAACCCAAGAAGAGATACGACATTGTGAATGAAAACCGTTTG GACCCATTCGGTCGCCATTTGAAGAGGATGATGAGCTTGATCCATGAGTACATGTCATCAGGGCAAACTCTGAGTCTGCGGGAGATGGGCACACAGGAATATGAAGCTGATGTGGTGGAACTGGAGAAGATAG CTGTTGGGCAGGAGAACAGGCTGTTGGCGCAGTGTGCTCTTCACCTGAGAAAGTATAACGATGCTCTGCTCATTACCGACACTGTGCGCATGGAGGACGCTCTGAGGCTTCTGGGGGAATTTTACAACACAGAGCAAAACAATGCTCTGGACACAACCGACATCTTTCTCTCAGGAATCTTTCAAG AGAATGTAGTGGAACTTTGGGAGCTGGCATCAGATCCAGAAAACGAGAACCCCAAGCTAGCACAGCTGCAGTGCACCCTGGTGGAGCAGTTCCAGGATAAAAACTCACGTGGCATCATCTTTGTCAAAACTCGAGTGGGCACACACTGCCTGAACGACTGGGTGCATACCAACCAGGAACTGCAACGTAACAACATCCACGCTGCCGTGCTTGTTGGAGCAGGCACTGGTCCTAACCACATGACGCAG AGAGAGCAAAAAGATACTATCCAGAAATTCCGAGATGGCACCCTCAACCTTCTCATCTCCACCACCGTGGCTGAGGAAGGCCTTGACATTCCAGAGTGCAATGTGGTGATCCGTTACGGGCTGCTGACCAACGAGATTGCCCAACAGCAGGCCAGTGGGAGGGCTCGGGCCAAAGACAGCGTCTATTCGGTGGTGGCAAAGGCAGGTGGCCGGGAGGAACGCAAGGAGAGGACCAATGAATACCTGGAGGATTTGACATCCAAAGCAATTGACAAAGTTCAGAGCATGGGGCCCAGAGAGTTTGACATGAGG ACCAATGATCTGCAGAAAGCTACAGTGGCAGTGCGGGCACTGGAGGCCATGAAGAGAGAAGAAAAAAGGCTTCGTTTCAGCCCAAACGAAGTGCAGTTCCTCTGCCGCAGCTGTTTCACTCCTGTAGCACACGGAGACGACATTAGGATCGTGAATGACACACAGCATGTCAACATCAACTCTGAGTTTAA GATTGGGGGTATGAGATCAAACTGA